The Vitis riparia cultivar Riparia Gloire de Montpellier isolate 1030 chromosome 10, EGFV_Vit.rip_1.0, whole genome shotgun sequence genome includes a region encoding these proteins:
- the LOC117923090 gene encoding uncharacterized protein LOC117923090 yields MGFGDKWAAWIRWCISTTSFSVLVNGTPSGFFHSSRGLREGDPLSPYLFVIGMEALSTLINKAVSGGFLSGCRIRGRVGDGIQITHLLFANDTLIFCEATTEQMSSLCWILMWFKAISGLKINLDKSKNFPVGRADNVEELALELGYKVGALPSYYLGLPLGTAYNLVAVWDGMEERFWRRLAMWKRHFISKEGGLPSFGARDGRRVRFWEDRWCRDKALSLSFPSLYALVTSKEAWVAEVWDATGEDGGWNPRFSRPFNDWEMEMVERFIFLLQGKRVVINLEDQMQWKEAKDGNFSVKSFYRALEGSSTVPFPKSIIWSTCVPTKVVFFAWEATWGKALTLDQLKKRGWSLPNGCYLCGVAEETVDHLQIHCTKARVLWELLFNLFGVMWVLPSSVKEILLGWYGVFVGKKRVKVWRAAPLYRSTSLLDRQHHIVPAAACPSFLCKLANPNEAIPYMGQNV; encoded by the exons atgggttttggggataAGTGGGCAGCCTGGATAAGATGGTGCATATCCACAACGAGCTTTTCGGTTCTGGTTAATGGTACTCCGTCGGGCTTTTTCCATAGCAGTAGAGGTTTGAGGGAGGGAGATCCTCTATCTCCATATCTCTTTGTGATTGGGATGGAGGCCCTTAGCACCCTCATTAATAAAGCTGTAAGTGGGGGTTTCCTATCAGGTTGCAGGATTAGGGGAAGGGTAGGAGACGGGATTCAAATAACCCATTTGCTATTCGCTAATGACACTCTCATATTTTGTGAAGCTACCACAGAGCAGATGTCATCTTTGTGTTGGATTTTAATGTGGTTTAAAGCCATTTCAGGcctgaaaataaatttggacaAGAGCAAAAATTTTCCGGTGGGAAGGGCTGATAATGTGGAGGAATTGGCTCTAGAATTAGGCTATAAGGTGGGGGCGCTGCCCTCCTATTATTTGGGGCTTCCTTTAGGGACTGCTTATAACTTGGTGGCAGTTTGGGATGGGATGGAGGAGAGGTTCTGGAGGAGGTTGGCCATGTGGAAGAgacattttatttctaaagaggGAGGATTACCCTCATTCGGAGCAC GGGATGGTAGAAGAGTGAGATTTTGGGAGGATAGGTGGTGCAGAGACAAGGCTCTAAGtctttctttcccttctttgtATGCTTTGGTGACTTCTAAAGAGGCATGGGTGGCGGAGGTTTGGGATGCTACAGGGGAGGATGGGGGATGGAACCCACGCTTTTCTAGGCCGTTTAACGATTGGGAAATGGAGATGGTGGAGAGATTCATTTTCTTATTGCAAGGGAAGAGGGTGGTTATCAATTTGGAGGATCAGATGCAGTGGAAGGAGGCTAAGGATGGTAATTTTTCTGTGAAATCCTTTTATAGAGCTTTGGAGGGCAGCAGCACAGTCCCGTTCCCGAAAAGTATCATTTGGAGCACTTGTGTTCCTACTAAGGtcgttttttttgcttgggaagccacTTGGGGTAAAGCTCTAACGTTGGACCAGCTAAAAAAGAGGGGCTGGTCTCTTCCGAATGGATGTTACCTTTGTGGTGTTGCTGAAGAGACTGTTGATCATCTTCAAATTCATTGCACCAAGGCAAGGGTTTTATGGGAGTTGTTATTTAACCTTTTTGGTGTGATGTGGGTTCTTCCATCGTCAGTGAAGGAGATCCTTCTTGGGTGGTATGGTGTGTTTGTGGGCAAGAAGCGGGTTAAAGTTTGGAGAGCAGCCCCTTT ATACAGGAGCACTTCTTTACTGGACAGACAGCATCACATCGTTCCAGCTGCTGCTTGCCCCAGTTTCCTCTGTAAATTAGCCAACCCTAATGAAGCAATACCTTACATGGGCCAAAACGTCTAA
- the LOC117923573 gene encoding WPP domain-associated protein, with protein MESPEILESIRVSDASVSSCGDESVQLSNSVKGSENLGDDLLEDLDSYLEDINDRLTISRMVSNSVIKGMVNAVAQEANEKIAMKNLEMAGLKEALHFCHVDADETDPFRSLINFHEAKNKKCRSASSLLAALAEHDRLRESLGNLKISAREQFKKLQKEISGIRGSSPMRRINSSSEVGLCGILQEKASEKWTDVDKTIDTLMTTLDTVYEQVNNIVYLSKASVSEWLQDWEFQGEIEAMVIEHSIRSLREEFEERLWNQNAHFCGNGSVYWPEKMKEISRLRQELDAISKMLSTSEFGQIISHGSCEIGEEWNNTKGTDHFHRKVLSNHVSPATSVWEGNGKHEESKTSMPENLESSSLLKHMSKEELFNHFKTEMTKMRRNHESQVQEMAEQYISLKGKFLKERGSSLPLRKDKEFDAMRKKIPEVILKLDDILVENEKLPAFSNNAESLGSLKDRLDTLLSENHQLRDSLTDRKKEVRYLSTQLSVAAEKMSQHSLAEAKLLKNIGNLKSAIEDAKIEASISEDVNKCILSEVTNQIKCDTEESNMESTLMQQIYEVILREAAQNSETTSKYEIEDSDLEFIIMQWLSAIIYREAMKDAEAKLNIMNVKYDRENEARVSIEIKVVEKEKALRLEFDEKERLKQEIILLEASLEEKERCALEIADALVKEKEQFELASQELNNLREHTNQQQIFISESSHEADITKGNLVEALEQIDLQKVEICELKQKLEITRKELGETDEQRRMLLAVAQETQNALSLVEAREREHSKQMESIIVFMNGLSKVMAEFEGRVEKDIKRNSFRLEHANSQLTPLIQKANILRRTSLRYKQRLERRYSDLQKAETEVDLLGDEVDALLSLLEKIYIALDHYSPILQHYPGVIEILKLVRRELSAESTKPA; from the exons ATGGAGAGTCCAGAGATTTTGGAGAGTATAAGAGTTTCAGATGCTAGTGTTTCTTCTTGTGGTGATGAGTCAGTGCAGCTTAGCAATAGTGTTAAAGGGAGTGAGAATCTTGGTGATGACCTCCTTGAGGATTTGGATTCCTACTTGGAAGATATCAATGATCGATTGACCATTTCAAGGATGGTGAGTAATTCTGTCATCAAGGGCATGGTGAATGCTGTTGCTCAAGAGGCAAATGAGAAAATTGCTATGAAGAACTTGGAGATGGCTGGATTGAAGGAAGCTTTGCATTTTTGTCATGTGGATGCAGATGAAACTGACCCATTTAGGTCCCTGATAAATTTCCATgaggcaaaaaataaaaaatgcaggTCAGCCTCGAGCCTCTTGGCCGCTTTAGCCGAACATGACAGGCTGAGGGAATCTTTGGGAAACCTAAAAATTTCAGCTAGAGAGCAGTTTAAGAAACTCCAGAAAGAAATAAGTGGCATAAGAGGATCTAGTCCTATGAGGAGGATTAATTCAAGTTCTGAGGTGGGATTGTGTGGCATTCTACAAGAGAAGGCATCTGAAAAATGGACGGATGTGGATAAGACAATTGATACTCTAATGACTACCTTAGACACTGTGTATGAGCAAGTGAACAATATTGTATACTTATCTAAGGCATCGGTCTCTGAGTGGTTGCAGGACTGGGAGTTTCAAGGAGAAATTGAAGCTATGGTGATCGAACATTCTATTCGAAGTCTTCGGGAAGAGTTTGAAGAGAGATTGTGGAATCAGAATGCTCATTTTTGTGGTAATGGAAGTGTATACTGGCCAGAAAAGATGAAAGAGATTTCAAGGTTACGCCAAGAATTAGATGCCATTTCTAAGATGCTTTCCACATCTGAATTTGGGCAGATAATATCTCATGGTTCCTGTGAGATTGGTGAGGAATGGAATAATACAAAAGGGACTGATCACTTTCACCGCAAGGTTTTGAGCAACCATGTTTCACCTGCAACTTCAGTTTGGGAGGGAAACGGCAAACATGAGGAGTCTAAAACCAGTATGCCGGAGAATTTGGAATCATCTTCACTACTGAAGCACATGTCAAAAGAAGAATTGTTCAACCATTTTAAGACTGAGATGACAAAGATGAGGAGAAACCATGAGTCTCAAGTGCAAGAGATGGCTGAACAATATATCAGTCTAAAGGGGAAATTCTTAAAAGAAAGGGGATCTTCTTTGCCACTGAGAAAGGATAAGGAATTTGATGCAATGCGGAAAAAGATCCCAGAGGTCATCTTGAAATTGGATGATATTCTTGTGGAAAATGAGAAGTTACCCGCATTTAGTAACAATGCCGAGAGTTTAGGAAGTTTGAAGGACAGATTAGACACCCTTCTTTCAGAAAACCACCAGCTGAGGGACTCACTTACAGATAGGAAAAAGGAAGTTAGATACCTCTCGACACAACTTTCTGTTGCTGCAGAGAAAATGTCACAACATTCTTTGGCAGAGgcaaaattgttgaaaaatatagGGAATCTTAAATCTGCTATAGAAGATGCAAAAATAGAAGCTTCCATTAGTGAAGATGTAAACAAATGCATTCTCAGCGAAGTGACTAATCAGATCAAATGCGATACTGAAGAGTCAAATATGGAGTCTACTCTTATGCAACAGATTTATGAAGTTATTTTAAGAGAAGCTGCCCAGAATTCTGAGACTACTAGCAAATATGAAATTGAAGATTCAGACCTGGAGTTCATTATCATGCAATGGCTCTCTGCAATCATATATAGAGAAGCGATGAAGGATGCTGAGGCAAAACTCAATATCATGAATGTGAAATATGATCGTGAAAATGAAGCTCGAGTTTCCATTGAAAtcaaggtagtggaaaaagaaaaggcatTGAGATTAGAGTTTGACGAGAAAGAAAGATTAAAGCAAGAGATAATCTTACTGGAAGCATCACTTGAAGAAAAGGAGAGGTGTGCACTGGAAATAGCAGATGCATTAGTGAAAGAAAAGGAGCAGTTCGAGCTAGCTTCTCAAGAGCTTAATAATTTGAGAGAACATACAAATCAGCAGCAGATATTTATTTCTGAGAGCAGTCATGAAGCAGATATAACAAAGGGTAATTTGGTCGAGGCATTGGAGCAAATTGATCTACAGAAGGTGGAAATATGTGAACTAAAACAGAAGCTTGAAATAACAAGAAAGGAGTTAGGGGAAACTGATGAACAAAGAAGGATGCTTCTTGCTGTTGCCCAGGAGACGCAGAATGCCTTATCATTGGTTGAAGCAAGAGAAAGGGAGCACAGTAAGCAAATGGAATCTATCATTGTTTTTATGAATGGATTATCAAAAGTGATGGCTGAATTTGAGGGCCGAGTAGAAAAGGATATCAAACGGAACAGTTTCAG ATTGGAACATGCAAATTCTCAATTGACTCCCCTTATCCAGAAAGCTAATATACTTAGAAGAACAAGTCTGCGATACAAGCAGAGGCTTGAGAGGAGATATTCTGACCTACAAAAGGCTGAAACTGAA GTTGATCTTTTGGGTGATGAGGTGGATGCTCTTCTAAGCCTTCTTGAAAAAATATACATTGCACTTGATCATTATTCACCGATATTGCAACATTATCCTGGT GTAATTGAGATCCTAAAGCTGGTTAGAAGAGAATTAAGTGCAGAATCTACCAAGCCAGCCTAA